Proteins from a single region of Palaemon carinicauda isolate YSFRI2023 chromosome 1, ASM3689809v2, whole genome shotgun sequence:
- the LOC137641700 gene encoding probable glutamate receptor isoform X1 has product MNSWKSTKGLVSRTPLLRDQFRDLEGYKMRITQMGWFPLIGYTVDSDEISSTVTPLDTLHVRILNAVAGALNFTYEMRIPWDCQWGVSTPSGNWTGIIGTLQHHKSDFGMSITYNIGRMKVVDYTRILLKEPVIMVMSKPRPPPPYLAIIYPFTAELWAAVVVSFFVGGLILWTLQLAWKGISGEQVITFGDSSLHSFGGLMGQPAATLPTNTSGLMILAFWWIYCLLMNVTYKSSLIAHLSVPGKSKAIDSFDEMLRDPGWTWGYADTHSGTYDLFRKSDNPVIHQVFEGMEIQPNDQQVERILKEKHVLIIKEFLFKSLKSAIARSRRGPSPFYFGKSEYFANGDGWTFRQNAPFFDAIDMKLQQLTETGHITHWLRQLIGTSPDDICDGSTCEKETEAAHVDMTNTESSRQVVLSLNHLQSAFYLLGLGVGLAALVFVGENIFFMIK; this is encoded by the exons ATGAACTCTTGGAAATCCACGAAAGGACTTGTTTCAAGGACGCCATTGCTTAGAG ACCAGTTCAGGGACCTGGAAGGCTACAAAATGAGAATAACTCAAATGGGCTGGTTTCCCCTTATTGGCTATACCGTCGACAGTGATGAGATCAGCTCCACAGTCACTCCTCTTGACACTCTTCACGTAAGGATACTTAATGCTGTCGCTGGGGCCCTTAACTTCAC GTACGAAATGCGTATTCCATGGGACTGCCAGTGGGGAGTTTCAACTCCTTCTGGAAACTGGACGGGGATAATTGGCACTTTACAACATCACAAATCGGATTTTGGTATGTCCATTACATACAACATAGGACGTATGAAAGTGGTGGACTACACCAGAATACTTCTAAAGGAGCCAGTTATCATGGTTATGTCAAAGCCACGCCCACCTCCTCCTTACCTGGCCATCATATATCCATTTACAG CTGAGCTCTGGGCAGCTGTAGTTGTATCATTTTTCGTTGGTGGCCTTATCCTATGGACTTTGCAACTTGCATGGAAAGGTATTTCTGGAGAGCAAGTAATTACTTTCGGAGATTCTTCCCTCCATAGTTTTGGTGGACTCATGGGGCAACCAGCAGCAACACTACCTACAAATACCTCTGGATTA ATGATCCTGGCCTTTTGGTGGATTTACTGTCTCCTGATGAATGTGACCTACAAATCTTCCCTAATCGCGCACCTCTCTGTCCCTGGGAAGTCTAAAGCCATTGACTCCTTTGACGAGATGCTCAGAGACCCAGGATGGACTTGGGGATACGCAGACACACACAGTGGAACCTATGATCTCTTCAGAAAGAGTGATAACCCCGTCATCCATCAAGTCTTTGAAGGAATGGAG ATTCAACCCAACGACCAACAAGTGGAGCGAATTCTGAAAGAGAAACATGTCCTCATCATCAAAGAATTTCTCTTCAAATCTTTGAAATCCGCAATAGCCAGGAGTCGACGAGGTCCTTCACCCTTTTATTTTGGTAAATCAGAATATTTCGCAAATGGAGATGGCTGGACCTTTAG GCAAAATGCACCATTTTTTGATGCCATCGACATGAAGCTCCAGCAACTTACGGAAACAGGACACATAACTCATTGGCTGAGACAGCTGATTGGCACTTCTCCTGATGACATATGCGATGGATCTACGTGTGAGAAAGAGACTGAAGCAGCGCACGTTGACATGACAAATACc GAATCTTCCAGGCAAGTGGTCTTGAGCTTAAACCATCTTCAGAGTGCATTTTACCTCCTCGGCCTGGGTGTAGGTCTTGCAGCGTTAGTCTTCGTTGGAGAAAATATCTTCTTTATGATAAAGTGA
- the LOC137641700 gene encoding probable glutamate receptor isoform X3, whose protein sequence is MVLVNSEEKDQFRDLEGYKMRITQMGWFPLIGYTVDSDEISSTVTPLDTLHVRILNAVAGALNFTYEMRIPWDCQWGVSTPSGNWTGIIGTLQHHKSDFGMSITYNIGRMKVVDYTRILLKEPVIMVMSKPRPPPPYLAIIYPFTAELWAAVVVSFFVGGLILWTLQLAWKGISGEQVITFGDSSLHSFGGLMGQPAATLPTNTSGLMILAFWWIYCLLMNVTYKSSLIAHLSVPGKSKAIDSFDEMLRDPGWTWGYADTHSGTYDLFRKSDNPVIHQVFEGMEIQPNDQQVERILKEKHVLIIKEFLFKSLKSAIARSRRGPSPFYFGKSEYFANGDGWTFRQNAPFFDAIDMKLQQLTETGHITHWLRQLIGTSPDDICDGSTCEKETEAAHVDMTNTESSRQVVLSLNHLQSAFYLLGLGVGLAALVFVGENIFFMIK, encoded by the exons ATGGTTCTGGTGAATTCAGAGGAGAAAG ACCAGTTCAGGGACCTGGAAGGCTACAAAATGAGAATAACTCAAATGGGCTGGTTTCCCCTTATTGGCTATACCGTCGACAGTGATGAGATCAGCTCCACAGTCACTCCTCTTGACACTCTTCACGTAAGGATACTTAATGCTGTCGCTGGGGCCCTTAACTTCAC GTACGAAATGCGTATTCCATGGGACTGCCAGTGGGGAGTTTCAACTCCTTCTGGAAACTGGACGGGGATAATTGGCACTTTACAACATCACAAATCGGATTTTGGTATGTCCATTACATACAACATAGGACGTATGAAAGTGGTGGACTACACCAGAATACTTCTAAAGGAGCCAGTTATCATGGTTATGTCAAAGCCACGCCCACCTCCTCCTTACCTGGCCATCATATATCCATTTACAG CTGAGCTCTGGGCAGCTGTAGTTGTATCATTTTTCGTTGGTGGCCTTATCCTATGGACTTTGCAACTTGCATGGAAAGGTATTTCTGGAGAGCAAGTAATTACTTTCGGAGATTCTTCCCTCCATAGTTTTGGTGGACTCATGGGGCAACCAGCAGCAACACTACCTACAAATACCTCTGGATTA ATGATCCTGGCCTTTTGGTGGATTTACTGTCTCCTGATGAATGTGACCTACAAATCTTCCCTAATCGCGCACCTCTCTGTCCCTGGGAAGTCTAAAGCCATTGACTCCTTTGACGAGATGCTCAGAGACCCAGGATGGACTTGGGGATACGCAGACACACACAGTGGAACCTATGATCTCTTCAGAAAGAGTGATAACCCCGTCATCCATCAAGTCTTTGAAGGAATGGAG ATTCAACCCAACGACCAACAAGTGGAGCGAATTCTGAAAGAGAAACATGTCCTCATCATCAAAGAATTTCTCTTCAAATCTTTGAAATCCGCAATAGCCAGGAGTCGACGAGGTCCTTCACCCTTTTATTTTGGTAAATCAGAATATTTCGCAAATGGAGATGGCTGGACCTTTAG GCAAAATGCACCATTTTTTGATGCCATCGACATGAAGCTCCAGCAACTTACGGAAACAGGACACATAACTCATTGGCTGAGACAGCTGATTGGCACTTCTCCTGATGACATATGCGATGGATCTACGTGTGAGAAAGAGACTGAAGCAGCGCACGTTGACATGACAAATACc GAATCTTCCAGGCAAGTGGTCTTGAGCTTAAACCATCTTCAGAGTGCATTTTACCTCCTCGGCCTGGGTGTAGGTCTTGCAGCGTTAGTCTTCGTTGGAGAAAATATCTTCTTTATGATAAAGTGA
- the LOC137641700 gene encoding probable glutamate receptor isoform X4 — translation MRITQMGWFPLIGYTVDSDEISSTVTPLDTLHVRILNAVAGALNFTYEMRIPWDCQWGVSTPSGNWTGIIGTLQHHKSDFGMSITYNIGRMKVVDYTRILLKEPVIMVMSKPRPPPPYLAIIYPFTAELWAAVVVSFFVGGLILWTLQLAWKGISGEQVITFGDSSLHSFGGLMGQPAATLPTNTSGLMILAFWWIYCLLMNVTYKSSLIAHLSVPGKSKAIDSFDEMLRDPGWTWGYADTHSGTYDLFRKSDNPVIHQVFEGMEIQPNDQQVERILKEKHVLIIKEFLFKSLKSAIARSRRGPSPFYFGKSEYFANGDGWTFRQNAPFFDAIDMKLQQLTETGHITHWLRQLIGTSPDDICDGSTCEKETEAAHVDMTNTESSRQVVLSLNHLQSAFYLLGLGVGLAALVFVGENIFFMIK, via the exons ATGAGAATAACTCAAATGGGCTGGTTTCCCCTTATTGGCTATACCGTCGACAGTGATGAGATCAGCTCCACAGTCACTCCTCTTGACACTCTTCACGTAAGGATACTTAATGCTGTCGCTGGGGCCCTTAACTTCAC GTACGAAATGCGTATTCCATGGGACTGCCAGTGGGGAGTTTCAACTCCTTCTGGAAACTGGACGGGGATAATTGGCACTTTACAACATCACAAATCGGATTTTGGTATGTCCATTACATACAACATAGGACGTATGAAAGTGGTGGACTACACCAGAATACTTCTAAAGGAGCCAGTTATCATGGTTATGTCAAAGCCACGCCCACCTCCTCCTTACCTGGCCATCATATATCCATTTACAG CTGAGCTCTGGGCAGCTGTAGTTGTATCATTTTTCGTTGGTGGCCTTATCCTATGGACTTTGCAACTTGCATGGAAAGGTATTTCTGGAGAGCAAGTAATTACTTTCGGAGATTCTTCCCTCCATAGTTTTGGTGGACTCATGGGGCAACCAGCAGCAACACTACCTACAAATACCTCTGGATTA ATGATCCTGGCCTTTTGGTGGATTTACTGTCTCCTGATGAATGTGACCTACAAATCTTCCCTAATCGCGCACCTCTCTGTCCCTGGGAAGTCTAAAGCCATTGACTCCTTTGACGAGATGCTCAGAGACCCAGGATGGACTTGGGGATACGCAGACACACACAGTGGAACCTATGATCTCTTCAGAAAGAGTGATAACCCCGTCATCCATCAAGTCTTTGAAGGAATGGAG ATTCAACCCAACGACCAACAAGTGGAGCGAATTCTGAAAGAGAAACATGTCCTCATCATCAAAGAATTTCTCTTCAAATCTTTGAAATCCGCAATAGCCAGGAGTCGACGAGGTCCTTCACCCTTTTATTTTGGTAAATCAGAATATTTCGCAAATGGAGATGGCTGGACCTTTAG GCAAAATGCACCATTTTTTGATGCCATCGACATGAAGCTCCAGCAACTTACGGAAACAGGACACATAACTCATTGGCTGAGACAGCTGATTGGCACTTCTCCTGATGACATATGCGATGGATCTACGTGTGAGAAAGAGACTGAAGCAGCGCACGTTGACATGACAAATACc GAATCTTCCAGGCAAGTGGTCTTGAGCTTAAACCATCTTCAGAGTGCATTTTACCTCCTCGGCCTGGGTGTAGGTCTTGCAGCGTTAGTCTTCGTTGGAGAAAATATCTTCTTTATGATAAAGTGA